From the genome of Nocardia sp. NBC_01503, one region includes:
- a CDS encoding Uma2 family endonuclease, with translation MYVPGSDRWTAADLDHLPENGLRYEVLNGQLVVNAVPTPSHQWLVSRLADMLDQALPVEHVTIQGVGILVGEDEPIPDLLIATGPIPWDDRGIPADQIVLAVEVVSRSTTVADRVVKPLLYAAAGIPTYWRLETSRFKGQLPGETLPVLFAFALGAAGEYELDRRVAGGAEATLKTPFDLTLDLATLLP, from the coding sequence ATGTATGTTCCGGGCTCTGATCGCTGGACAGCCGCCGATCTCGATCACCTTCCGGAGAACGGACTCCGATACGAGGTCTTGAACGGTCAATTGGTGGTGAATGCCGTCCCAACACCAAGTCATCAGTGGTTGGTCTCACGCCTGGCCGACATGCTTGACCAAGCACTCCCGGTGGAGCATGTCACGATTCAAGGTGTCGGCATACTCGTCGGTGAGGACGAGCCGATTCCAGATCTCTTGATTGCGACCGGCCCGATCCCCTGGGACGACCGTGGCATCCCGGCCGATCAGATCGTGCTCGCTGTCGAGGTGGTGTCCCGATCTACCACCGTGGCCGACCGCGTGGTCAAGCCACTCCTGTACGCCGCCGCCGGCATACCGACCTATTGGCGCCTCGAGACCAGTCGATTCAAAGGTCAGTTGCCCGGCGAGACCTTGCCCGTCCTGTTCGCCTTCGCCCTGGGTGCCGCGGGCGAGTACGAGCTCGACCGCCGGGTGGCGGGCGGCGCGGAGGCCACTCTCAAAACCCCCTTCGATCTCACCCTCGACCTCGCGACCCTCCTGCCGTAG
- a CDS encoding ABC transporter ATP-binding protein, translating into MTAVGGEWALELEGLFKGFGGPWVVEGVSLAVPPGSFFGLVGPNGAGKTTTLSMAVGLLRPDHGVARIFGGDVWADPVRAKTVVGVLPDGLALPERLTGRELLTYTGLLRGMDKKTVGERAQELLAVLELTGAENTVVVDYSAGMRKKIGLATALLHAPKLLVLDEPFEAVDPVSAGTIRTILQRFVAAGGSVVLSSHVMALVENLCDRVVVINRGKVVAGGTVAEVRGEGTLEEAFVRLVGGHVGGEEGLSWLAS; encoded by the coding sequence ATGACCGCGGTTGGCGGAGAGTGGGCGCTCGAGTTGGAGGGGCTTTTCAAGGGGTTCGGGGGCCCCTGGGTGGTCGAGGGGGTGAGTCTCGCGGTGCCGCCCGGATCGTTCTTCGGGTTGGTCGGGCCCAATGGGGCCGGGAAGACGACGACGCTGTCCATGGCCGTGGGGTTGTTGCGGCCGGATCATGGGGTGGCTCGGATATTCGGGGGTGATGTGTGGGCGGATCCGGTGCGGGCCAAGACGGTGGTGGGGGTGTTGCCGGATGGGTTGGCTTTGCCGGAGCGGCTGACCGGGCGGGAGTTGTTGACCTACACCGGATTGCTGCGCGGGATGGATAAGAAGACGGTGGGGGAGCGGGCGCAGGAGCTGCTCGCGGTGCTGGAGTTGACCGGCGCGGAGAACACCGTGGTGGTCGATTACTCGGCGGGTATGCGCAAGAAGATCGGGCTGGCCACCGCCCTTTTGCACGCACCGAAACTGCTGGTACTGGATGAGCCGTTCGAGGCCGTGGATCCGGTGTCGGCGGGGACAATTCGGACCATTCTGCAGCGGTTCGTGGCGGCGGGTGGGTCCGTGGTGCTGTCCAGTCATGTGATGGCACTGGTGGAGAACCTCTGCGATCGGGTCGTGGTGATCAATCGGGGCAAGGTGGTCGCGGGCGGGACCGTGGCCGAGGTGCGGGGAGAGGGAACGCTGGAGGAGGCGTTCGTGCGGCTCGTCGGCGGGCATGTGGGTGGGGAGGAGGGGCTGTCGTGGTTGGCGTCCTGA
- a CDS encoding GDSL-type esterase/lipase family protein, translating to MTAQRWVAGFRAPLVNPAEEIRLAEPRGFAGETLRQIARVAGAGSQLRVRLTNRYSERDLVIGAAHIAFAKTGSEIVGETDTVLRFAGAEQARIPAGADLISDPIELPIAAGTELALSLYLPEPTGFAAFAHLPAQPGWITSGDHTGEAVWSTAEETGSRFFLTGIDVLTDADAPVLVAFGDSWFEGVGSTPGGNHRSVDVLGEKLAKGWAVNQGIGGNRLLTDEVGEHGLARFERDVLSVPGVTGVWANFGINDLIVGGTAPAAQLIAGYIELARLAHTAGLPIYANTVGPFAGVIYPGLSVAEGVRVRREVNEWLRTTDVFDAVFDIAAAVQDSETGDFIRAEFDSGDGLHLNDAGHRAMAGAVDISALTAHLSGV from the coding sequence ATGACCGCACAGCGCTGGGTGGCCGGTTTCCGTGCACCGCTGGTGAATCCGGCCGAGGAGATCCGGCTGGCCGAGCCGCGCGGCTTCGCCGGGGAGACACTGCGCCAGATCGCGCGGGTGGCCGGTGCCGGATCGCAGCTGCGGGTGCGGCTCACCAATCGCTACTCCGAGCGGGACCTCGTTATCGGCGCGGCGCACATCGCGTTCGCCAAGACCGGGTCCGAGATCGTCGGCGAGACCGATACCGTGCTGCGGTTCGCGGGTGCGGAGCAGGCGCGGATTCCGGCCGGGGCCGATCTGATCAGCGATCCGATCGAACTGCCCATTGCCGCGGGCACCGAGCTGGCGCTCAGCCTGTACCTGCCCGAGCCGACCGGATTCGCGGCCTTCGCGCATCTGCCCGCGCAGCCGGGCTGGATCACCTCGGGCGACCACACCGGAGAAGCCGTGTGGTCCACGGCCGAGGAGACCGGTTCCCGCTTCTTCCTCACCGGTATCGATGTGCTGACCGATGCCGATGCGCCGGTGCTGGTCGCCTTCGGCGACTCCTGGTTCGAAGGTGTCGGCTCGACTCCGGGCGGTAATCACCGCTCGGTGGATGTGCTCGGCGAGAAGCTGGCCAAAGGCTGGGCGGTCAATCAGGGTATCGGCGGAAACCGTTTGCTCACAGACGAAGTCGGCGAGCACGGCCTGGCCCGGTTCGAGCGGGATGTACTCTCGGTGCCCGGGGTGACCGGTGTTTGGGCCAACTTCGGGATCAATGATCTGATCGTGGGCGGTACGGCCCCGGCCGCGCAGCTCATTGCCGGGTACATCGAGCTGGCACGCTTGGCGCATACGGCGGGGCTGCCGATCTATGCCAATACCGTCGGACCGTTCGCGGGTGTCATCTACCCGGGTTTGAGTGTGGCGGAAGGGGTTCGGGTACGCCGCGAGGTGAACGAGTGGCTGCGCACCACCGATGTCTTCGACGCCGTCTTCGATATCGCCGCGGCGGTGCAGGATTCCGAGACCGGTGATTTCATTCGCGCCGAATTCGACAGCGGGGACGGGCTGCATCTCAACGACGCTGGTCATCGCGCCATGGCCGGGGCGGTGGATATCAGCGCCCTGACGGCCCATCTCAGCGGGGTTTGA
- a CDS encoding MarR family winged helix-turn-helix transcriptional regulator, producing MDPKHLFDDPRLTAVGLLYEAHDGLLARLEPTWKGNGLSGLDLNALMRLSRSPGRKLRMTDLAVQTNLSTSGVTRLVDRLERNGFVRREADPGDRRSSYAVLTAAGATRVARVLPAYLEGVERWFTGLFDPEQLDTLTAALRVIRDTTNPEATHTSD from the coding sequence GTGGATCCCAAGCATCTCTTCGACGACCCCCGCCTGACCGCAGTCGGCCTGCTCTACGAGGCGCACGACGGTCTGCTCGCCCGGCTCGAACCGACCTGGAAGGGAAATGGGCTCTCCGGCCTCGATTTGAATGCCCTTATGCGCCTGAGTCGTTCACCGGGGCGCAAACTGCGCATGACCGATCTCGCGGTGCAGACCAATCTCTCGACCAGCGGCGTCACCCGCCTGGTGGATCGATTGGAGCGCAATGGCTTCGTGCGCCGAGAGGCCGATCCCGGCGACCGCCGCAGCTCCTACGCGGTGCTCACCGCCGCGGGTGCGACCCGGGTGGCCCGGGTACTGCCCGCTTATCTGGAGGGCGTGGAGCGCTGGTTCACCGGTCTCTTCGACCCCGAACAGCTCGACACCCTCACCGCCGCTCTACGAGTCATTCGCGACACCACCAATCCGGAGGCCACCCACACCTCCGACTGA
- a CDS encoding class I SAM-dependent methyltransferase: MTDIPDADRWNTNIHYHGILADAVAAADSVLDVGCGEGMLSRRLRQRIPHVTGIDLHEPSIELARAQGPADITYLCADFLAHPFEPESFDGIVSVATLHHMDPAAALSRMAELLRPGGTLALIGLAMPNWPADIPRELAAGIGYNWYRFTRKRWEHPSPIVWPPPHTYADIRELSRRLPGAAYRRHLYWRYSIMWTKK, encoded by the coding sequence ATGACCGACATTCCGGACGCCGACCGCTGGAATACGAATATCCACTATCACGGGATATTGGCCGATGCGGTCGCCGCCGCCGACTCGGTGTTGGATGTCGGCTGCGGCGAGGGCATGCTCTCTCGCCGTCTGCGCCAACGGATTCCGCATGTCACCGGTATCGACCTGCACGAACCGAGTATCGAACTGGCGCGGGCCCAGGGTCCGGCGGATATCACCTATCTGTGCGCGGACTTCCTGGCCCACCCGTTCGAGCCGGAATCCTTCGACGGCATCGTCTCGGTGGCGACCCTGCACCATATGGATCCGGCGGCGGCACTGTCGCGTATGGCCGAATTACTCAGGCCCGGAGGAACTTTGGCGCTCATCGGGCTGGCGATGCCGAACTGGCCCGCCGATATCCCGCGCGAGCTCGCCGCGGGTATCGGCTACAACTGGTACCGCTTCACCAGGAAGCGCTGGGAGCACCCCTCACCCATTGTGTGGCCGCCGCCGCACACCTACGCCGATATTCGTGAGCTGTCCCGAAGGCTCCCCGGCGCCGCCTACCGGCGGCATCTCTACTGGCGCTACTCGATCATGTGGACCAAGAAGTAG